In Chryseobacterium turcicum, a single window of DNA contains:
- a CDS encoding LytR/AlgR family response regulator transcription factor has translation MKTNKILIIEDEKPNADRLKRLLLKLRPSVEILSVEDSISSAVKWLENNNAPDIIMMDIRLSDGLSFEIFNRFEIKSPVIFTTAYDEYAVKAFKYNSVDYLLKPIEEEELEDALKRYESSMETAPFLGTAIEGLLNYIQPKDYRKRFLLAHRDGYKTVLTEDILYFYTEHGVSKTMLKTGAIETVPQTLEELEKQLDPKEFFRANRQFIIHIDSVLQVLNHFNGKLKLELKKHPEIDVIVSREKASALKTWMDY, from the coding sequence ATGAAGACAAATAAAATATTAATCATTGAAGATGAAAAACCGAATGCAGACAGGCTCAAAAGATTATTGCTGAAACTGCGTCCTTCAGTTGAGATTCTTTCCGTAGAAGATTCTATTTCTTCGGCTGTAAAATGGCTTGAAAATAATAATGCACCCGATATTATTATGATGGATATTCGTCTTTCAGATGGATTGAGTTTTGAAATATTTAACAGATTTGAAATAAAAAGCCCTGTCATTTTTACCACAGCTTATGATGAATATGCAGTAAAAGCTTTTAAATATAACAGTGTAGATTATTTACTGAAACCGATTGAGGAAGAAGAGCTTGAAGATGCTTTAAAAAGATACGAAAGCTCTATGGAAACTGCTCCATTTCTCGGAACTGCGATTGAAGGTTTACTTAATTACATTCAGCCTAAAGATTACAGAAAACGCTTTCTTTTGGCACATCGTGACGGGTACAAAACTGTTTTGACTGAAGATATTCTTTATTTTTATACCGAACACGGAGTCAGTAAAACAATGCTTAAAACAGGAGCGATAGAAACTGTTCCACAAACTTTGGAAGAGCTTGAAAAGCAGCTCGACCCGAAAGAGTTTTTCAGAGCCAACCGGCAGTTTATTATTCACATCGATTCTGTGTTGCAGGTTTTAAATCATTTTAATGGAAAACTAAAACTCGAACTCAAAAAACATCCGGAAATCGACGTTATTGTAAGTCGTGAAAAAGCTTCTGCACTAAAAACCTGGATGGATTATTAA
- a CDS encoding DMT family transporter, with the protein MKNYIFLAFAILCESVATSFLKASEGFTKPLQTIIFVVFMSASFYLLTHAIKVIPIGIAYAIWSAVGIVLIALIGYFVYKQTLDLPAILGIALIVIGVIVINVFSKSASH; encoded by the coding sequence ATGAAAAATTATATATTCTTAGCATTTGCCATACTTTGCGAATCGGTGGCGACCTCATTTTTAAAAGCCTCAGAAGGATTTACAAAACCTTTGCAAACGATAATTTTCGTGGTCTTTATGTCTGCGTCATTTTATCTTCTTACACACGCCATCAAAGTCATTCCGATAGGAATTGCGTATGCAATTTGGTCTGCAGTAGGAATTGTTTTAATTGCCTTAATTGGATATTTTGTGTACAAACAGACTTTAGACCTTCCTGCAATTTTAGGAATTGCATTAATCGTGATTGGCGTTATTGTGATTAATGTTTTCTCGAAATCAGCTTCGCATTAA